In Bdellovibrionales bacterium, the following proteins share a genomic window:
- a CDS encoding type III polyketide synthase, protein MPRIAAVSTANPTHVIPQEEIKKFAKSLYGEHELFTRLLPVFDSVKVQKRHLSADLEWFRSKHSFTQTNELYIKTAADLSERVAIDVATQSSIDTGGFDVVFFISTTGLSTPSIDAHLFNRISLNPHIKRIPIWGLGCAGGAAGLARAYDYLMAYPRHRALVIAVELCSLSFQINELNKTNIVSAALFGDGAAACAVFGDLVPSPEHSDAHSQPSLLGSFSTIYPNSLDIMSWQATADGFKVRLSQDIPSIVTSLVKRNIEEFLCDLKISLSEIHHFILHPGGTKVLQAYADGLNLSTDKLEHSFNVLCEFGNMSSATVFFVLKRFLEARNQQSGEYGLIGSLGPGFSSELVMLQWD, encoded by the coding sequence ATGCCAAGAATTGCAGCGGTATCGACAGCAAATCCCACGCATGTGATTCCTCAAGAGGAAATTAAAAAATTCGCAAAATCGCTTTATGGTGAGCATGAGCTATTCACACGTCTCCTCCCCGTTTTTGATAGCGTCAAGGTCCAGAAACGCCATCTGAGCGCAGATCTAGAATGGTTCAGGTCAAAGCATTCTTTCACACAAACGAATGAACTTTATATCAAAACCGCAGCGGATCTTTCTGAACGAGTTGCTATCGATGTTGCGACTCAATCCAGCATTGATACCGGTGGCTTCGACGTCGTCTTTTTTATCTCAACCACTGGACTTTCTACACCGAGTATCGATGCCCATCTCTTTAATCGCATATCCTTAAATCCCCATATCAAAAGAATTCCAATTTGGGGCCTCGGCTGCGCAGGTGGCGCCGCCGGATTGGCCCGAGCCTACGACTATCTGATGGCCTATCCTCGTCATCGTGCGCTGGTCATTGCAGTAGAACTATGCAGCCTTTCTTTTCAAATCAATGAATTAAATAAAACCAATATCGTCTCCGCGGCCCTTTTTGGCGATGGGGCCGCCGCCTGTGCCGTGTTTGGCGATCTCGTCCCCAGTCCCGAACATTCGGATGCGCACTCGCAGCCTTCTCTTTTGGGAAGCTTCTCCACGATCTATCCAAACTCACTTGATATCATGAGCTGGCAAGCAACCGCAGATGGATTTAAAGTTCGACTCTCTCAAGATATCCCTTCGATTGTGACTTCACTGGTTAAGCGCAATATCGAAGAATTCCTCTGTGACTTAAAAATTTCTCTCAGTGAAATCCATCACTTCATCCTTCATCCTGGAGGAACTAAAGTCTTGCAAGCCTATGCGGATGGACTCAACCTGTCCACTGATAAGCTTGAACATTCGTTTAACGTACTTTGTGAATTCGGAAACATGTCAAGTGCCACGGTGTTCTTCGTATTGAAACGCTTTCTAGAGGCAAGGAATCAACAATCCGGAGAATATGGCTTGATCGGATCTCTCGGCCCAGGTTTTAGCTCTGAACTCGTCATGCTTCAGTGGGACTAA
- a CDS encoding paraslipin: MSIDSLIFVSLLGIIFLFVLSALIRSIQLVPAQSEYIVERFGRYHATIKGGFHVLFPFVDRVAYYQDLKEHTMEVPPQRCFTKDEIQVEVDGVIYLRVMDSAKASYGITDFRFASVQLAQTTTRAVIGTLDLDRTFEEREAISGKVVGVLDQAASKWGIHILRFEIKNLIPPESVRQSMEKQVTAERNRRAIVEKSVGAKQSLINTSEGQMTEMINRSEGEMQKRINEAQGRAQEILSIGVATAESITKVAQSLTSVGGKNAMKLELGQKYVSTLGQLKTGSRVILSGNLMNMNEILEAMELAL, encoded by the coding sequence ATGTCAATCGATTCACTGATTTTTGTCTCTCTTTTGGGGATCATATTTCTTTTTGTCTTGAGCGCATTGATTCGATCCATTCAACTTGTACCGGCCCAGTCCGAGTACATTGTCGAAAGATTCGGACGTTATCATGCAACCATTAAGGGTGGTTTTCATGTGCTTTTTCCTTTTGTGGATCGCGTGGCTTACTATCAGGATCTAAAGGAACACACGATGGAGGTGCCTCCCCAGAGGTGCTTTACGAAAGATGAAATTCAGGTTGAAGTGGACGGGGTCATTTATTTGAGAGTCATGGATTCGGCCAAAGCGAGTTATGGCATTACTGATTTTCGGTTTGCGTCCGTTCAGTTGGCTCAGACGACCACTCGGGCTGTGATAGGAACTTTAGATTTGGATCGAACTTTTGAAGAAAGAGAAGCCATCAGCGGTAAGGTTGTTGGCGTGCTCGATCAAGCTGCTTCGAAATGGGGAATTCATATCTTGCGATTTGAAATTAAAAATCTTATTCCACCAGAATCCGTCCGACAATCCATGGAAAAACAAGTCACGGCCGAACGAAATCGTCGTGCTATTGTCGAAAAAAGCGTGGGAGCGAAGCAATCTCTGATCAATACGTCTGAGGGACAAATGACCGAAATGATCAATAGGTCTGAAGGTGAGATGCAAAAGCGTATCAACGAGGCTCAGGGCAGAGCCCAAGAGATACTCTCTATTGGAGTGGCCACCGCTGAGTCCATCACTAAAGTGGCCCAATCTCTGACGAGCGTTGGCGGGAAGAATGCCATGAAGCTAGAGCTTGGCCAAAAATATGTCAGCACGCTAGGGCAGCTAAAGACGGGAAGTCGGGTTATTTTGTCGGGCAACCTCATGAATATGAATGAAATATTGGAAGCGATGGAGCTTGCTTTGTAA
- a CDS encoding paraslipin, whose translation MLSAMSITIIIIGFIVFKTIIIVPERENVIVERLGRFLTVLKPGLHFLIPFFDRAAYRQEVREQVIDIPPQSVITSDNIQVEIDGLLYLQVMDAKKASYGIGNYLAASINLAQTTMRSEVGKITLGEIFSEREAVNAKIIPEIDRASEPWGIKVLRYEVRDISPTQHVIETLEQHMEAEREKRAEITRATAEKEKLINVSMGERQMAINLSNGAKQKRINEATGRAESIRLIADATARSLQMIGEAIEQPGGKEALKMKLVDQYIDQLGEVIAGGKVSMYPVELATLKGIVEELKNPAPQSAKALEK comes from the coding sequence ATGCTCAGTGCGATGTCCATAACTATCATAATTATTGGTTTTATTGTTTTTAAAACAATTATCATTGTGCCTGAACGGGAAAACGTGATCGTTGAAAGGTTAGGCAGGTTTTTAACGGTGCTAAAGCCAGGCCTTCATTTTTTGATTCCATTTTTTGATAGAGCGGCTTATCGACAAGAAGTTCGCGAGCAGGTCATCGATATTCCACCGCAAAGCGTAATTACGAGTGACAATATTCAAGTTGAAATCGACGGACTTCTTTATTTGCAGGTGATGGATGCAAAAAAAGCAAGTTATGGAATTGGAAACTATCTGGCGGCCAGCATTAATCTGGCACAGACGACGATGAGGTCTGAAGTGGGTAAGATCACTTTGGGAGAAATTTTCTCTGAGCGAGAGGCCGTGAATGCAAAAATCATCCCTGAAATAGACAGAGCTTCTGAACCATGGGGGATAAAGGTTTTACGTTATGAGGTTCGCGACATTTCTCCCACTCAGCACGTGATTGAAACCCTTGAACAGCACATGGAGGCCGAACGAGAAAAGCGAGCAGAAATCACTCGCGCCACAGCTGAAAAAGAAAAATTGATCAATGTGTCGATGGGCGAAAGGCAAATGGCGATTAATCTTTCTAACGGAGCCAAACAGAAGCGCATCAACGAGGCGACGGGACGGGCTGAGTCCATTCGGCTCATTGCCGATGCGACGGCGAGGAGCTTGCAAATGATTGGTGAAGCCATCGAGCAGCCTGGCGGAAAGGAAGCCTTGAAGATGAAGTTGGTCGACCAGTACATTGATCAACTTGGCGAAGTGATAGCAGGTGGAAAGGTGTCCATGTATCCGGTCGAATTGGCCACCTTAAAGGGAATTGTCGAAGAGCTTAAAAATCCGGCACCTCAAAGTGCCAAGGCCTTGGAGAAGTAA